A genomic region of Mycobacterium senriense contains the following coding sequences:
- a CDS encoding DUF1360 domain-containing protein has translation MGELTDAGAQVAGSARREADAYRGDNNRPLGGYLAVMGVYGVLVTVAVLAAVVSGRRLPTRWRVQDLLLLTLGTHKLSRTLTKDAVTSPLRAPFTHYKGTGGPAEVQEEVREQSQLRHSLGELLTCPFCLDMWVATGFAIGLVFAPRFTRLIAGVFSALTGADFLQLAYAMAQQSAEG, from the coding sequence ATGGGTGAGTTGACGGACGCCGGTGCTCAGGTCGCGGGCAGCGCACGGCGGGAAGCGGACGCCTACCGCGGCGACAACAACCGGCCGCTGGGTGGCTACCTGGCGGTGATGGGCGTATACGGCGTCTTGGTGACCGTCGCGGTGCTGGCCGCGGTGGTCAGCGGGCGCAGATTGCCGACCCGGTGGCGGGTCCAGGACCTGCTCCTGCTCACCCTGGGCACCCATAAACTGTCGCGCACCTTGACCAAGGACGCGGTGACGAGCCCGCTGCGAGCACCCTTTACGCACTACAAGGGCACGGGCGGGCCCGCCGAAGTCCAGGAAGAGGTCCGCGAGCAGAGCCAGCTCCGGCACAGCCTGGGGGAGCTGTTGACCTGCCCGTTCTGCCTGGACATGTGGGTTGCCACGGGGTTCGCCATCGGCCTGGTGTTCGCGCCTCGATTCACCCGGCTGATCGCGGGCGTGTTCAGCGCGCTGACCGGCGCGGACTTCTTACAGCTCGCCTACGCCATGGCGCAGCAGTCGGCCGAAGGCTGA
- a CDS encoding MerR family transcriptional regulator: MVDYRGNADTPASDHGVYGISVAAELSGTAVQSLRLYERYGLITPSRSQGGTRRYSADDLARIKRISALVDSGVNLAGVARILDLEDHNATLSAANTDLRSTNRNLREAAKAPQPVDPGAR; the protein is encoded by the coding sequence ATGGTCGACTACCGCGGAAACGCGGATACTCCGGCGTCCGACCATGGGGTGTACGGCATCTCGGTGGCCGCCGAATTGTCCGGGACCGCGGTGCAGTCGTTGCGGCTGTACGAACGGTACGGCTTGATCACGCCGTCGCGCAGTCAGGGCGGCACCCGCCGGTACAGCGCGGACGATCTGGCCAGAATCAAGCGCATCAGTGCGCTGGTCGACTCCGGGGTCAACCTGGCCGGCGTCGCACGCATCCTCGATCTCGAAGATCACAACGCCACACTGTCGGCGGCGAACACCGACCTGCGGTCCACCAACCGCAACTTGCGCGAAGCCGCGAAAGCGCCCCAGCCCGTCGACCCTGGCGCCCGGTAG
- a CDS encoding Hsp20/alpha crystallin family protein: MLMRSDPFRELDRFAHQVLGTAARPAVMPMDAWREGENFVVEFDLPGIDSESLDIDIERNVVTVRAERAAVDPNREMLATERPRGVFSRQLVLGENLDTDKIEASYAEGVLRLHIPVAEKAKPRKITVGRGDTPRAVRDSAAEHEVINA, translated from the coding sequence ATGCTGATGCGTTCAGATCCGTTCCGTGAGCTCGACCGCTTTGCCCACCAGGTCCTCGGTACCGCCGCCCGGCCGGCAGTGATGCCCATGGACGCCTGGCGCGAAGGCGAGAACTTCGTCGTCGAGTTCGATCTGCCCGGCATCGACTCCGAGTCGCTGGACATCGACATCGAGCGCAATGTGGTGACCGTGCGCGCCGAACGAGCGGCCGTCGATCCCAACCGCGAGATGCTGGCCACCGAGCGACCGCGCGGCGTGTTCAGCCGCCAACTGGTGCTCGGCGAGAACCTCGATACCGACAAGATCGAGGCCTCGTATGCCGAAGGCGTTCTGCGCCTGCACATTCCGGTGGCCGAGAAGGCCAAGCCACGCAAGATCACCGTCGGCCGCGGCGACACACCCCGGGCCGTCAGAGACAGCGCCGCCGAGCACGAGGTCATCAACGCCTGA
- a CDS encoding PAS and ANTAR domain-containing protein — translation MKWELNGQTASIEQALAGGAGQPAGWFRFYFTDQHWEWSDQVQRMHGYEPGTITPTTELVLSHKHPDDRGHVAATIEQIVHTRQAFSTRHRIVDTRGNVHHVLVVGDQIFDDDGDVIGTHGFYIDVSGPQDQEHEDAMSAKLAEISENRAGIEQAKGMLMLIYGIGERAAFELLKWLSQEANIKLRPLAEQIAEDFRHAGLPLNTQTEFDHLMLTAHQRVRSTDGHE, via the coding sequence ATGAAATGGGAACTCAACGGCCAAACGGCCAGCATCGAACAGGCGCTGGCCGGCGGCGCGGGGCAACCGGCGGGCTGGTTTCGGTTCTACTTCACCGACCAGCACTGGGAATGGTCGGATCAGGTGCAACGCATGCACGGGTATGAGCCCGGCACCATCACCCCGACCACCGAACTGGTGCTGTCCCACAAGCATCCCGACGACCGCGGACACGTCGCGGCCACCATCGAGCAAATAGTCCATACCCGCCAGGCGTTCAGCACGCGCCATCGGATCGTCGACACCCGGGGCAACGTGCACCACGTCCTCGTCGTCGGTGACCAGATCTTCGACGATGACGGCGATGTGATCGGGACGCACGGGTTTTATATCGATGTCTCCGGCCCGCAGGACCAAGAGCACGAGGACGCCATGAGCGCGAAACTCGCTGAGATCAGCGAGAATCGCGCCGGCATCGAACAAGCCAAGGGCATGCTGATGCTGATCTACGGCATCGGCGAACGCGCGGCCTTCGAGTTGCTCAAGTGGCTGTCCCAGGAAGCGAACATCAAGCTACGGCCGCTGGCCGAGCAGATCGCCGAAGACTTCCGCCACGCCGGCCTGCCGCTGAACACGCAGACCGAGTTCGACCACCTGATGCTGACGGCGCACCAGCGCGTCCGCTCCACCGACGGTCACGAGTAA